In the Streptomyces fradiae ATCC 10745 = DSM 40063 genome, one interval contains:
- a CDS encoding PASTA domain-containing protein yields the protein MRTRTTTAGIVAALALALTACDDATKTDSAPPASTQETRSAPAPDSGTTKASSAQLPAFTGMGLQSAQDKAQELGFYTLTSHDALGRGRNQIADRNWKVCSQTPAPGMHSTDTKIDFGTVKLEESCPATDTSDNTPAAGDKMPNFAGKSVKVARQALDAATSLTVEDALPDGRMVLVESNWKVCTQTPAPGTALNGQPIALTAVKFEETCP from the coding sequence ATGCGCACCCGCACCACCACCGCCGGCATCGTCGCCGCTCTCGCTCTCGCCCTCACCGCCTGCGACGACGCCACCAAGACCGACTCAGCGCCACCAGCGAGCACGCAGGAGACCCGCAGCGCCCCTGCTCCCGACAGCGGTACGACGAAGGCAAGCAGCGCACAGCTCCCCGCCTTCACCGGTATGGGCCTGCAGTCTGCGCAGGACAAGGCCCAGGAGCTCGGCTTCTACACCCTCACCTCCCACGACGCTCTCGGCCGAGGACGCAACCAGATCGCGGACCGAAACTGGAAGGTCTGCTCGCAGACCCCGGCGCCCGGCATGCACTCCACCGACACGAAGATCGACTTCGGCACGGTCAAGCTGGAGGAGTCCTGCCCGGCCACGGACACGAGCGACAACACTCCTGCGGCCGGCGACAAGATGCCGAACTTCGCAGGCAAGTCCGTGAAGGTCGCCCGCCAGGCTTTGGACGCGGCCACCAGCCTCACCGTTGAAGACGCGCTGCCCGACGGCCGCATGGTCCTGGTGGAGTCGAACTGGAAGGTCTGCACGCAGACCCCCGCGCCGGGCACGGCGCTCAACGGCCAGCCCATCGCGCTGACCGCCGTGAAGTTCGAGGAGACCTGCCCGTAA
- a CDS encoding 4a-hydroxytetrahydrobiopterin dehydratase yields MAEAPVPLTEEEIGVALAGVPGWRRAGDEISRSYAIRYHGGVAMIVHVADVQRLIGHHADIDLRWGRVRFGITTHDAGNRLTAADFDLAARIDAIARAHAAEPVAD; encoded by the coding sequence GTGGCTGAAGCACCGGTTCCGTTGACGGAGGAGGAGATCGGGGTCGCCCTGGCGGGGGTGCCCGGGTGGAGGCGGGCGGGCGACGAGATCAGCCGCTCGTACGCGATCCGCTATCACGGCGGTGTGGCGATGATCGTGCACGTGGCGGACGTGCAACGGCTGATCGGCCACCACGCGGACATCGACCTGCGCTGGGGTCGGGTTCGGTTCGGCATCACCACCCACGACGCCGGGAACCGGCTGACCGCCGCCGACTTCGACCTGGCCGCGCGCATCGACGCCATCGCCCGCGCCCACGCGGCGGAGCCGGTGGCTGACTGA
- a CDS encoding helix-turn-helix domain-containing protein codes for MSSAATPDPYEDPVRFGQRVQILRSRRGMTREQLAGFLGHHASWVKKVETGRMRMPRLPEILRIAEALRVRSLNELVGDVSEADVQLFIGPGHEKLPAVAAAINAFPFGVDAPPPRTDHLRARLAMAWRARHSSPNHRAVLGDLLPGLIRDAQVAVRAAESAAERRAAQAALSEVYALAQFFLAYQPDAALLWRVAERALVAAQESEDPHAIGVTAWLAAQAHRDSGPAHFDAADDVAERTLRFLRPLLPDASTEVRAIAGALTFEVAYTAARRLETGTAWGWWDRAARMAQGLPAGYVHPVTSFGRHIMDAHAVTVAVELRKGGESARQAARAEAEAIQSRPRRARHRIEQARAYYLDGQHETALSTLEQAHEAAPETIRYNGYARRIVLEEAESRFSERRQRAAALAVRIGVLAA; via the coding sequence GTGTCATCTGCTGCTACCCCGGACCCGTACGAGGACCCCGTCCGCTTCGGACAGCGCGTTCAGATCCTCCGCAGCCGTCGCGGGATGACCCGCGAGCAGCTGGCCGGGTTTCTCGGTCACCACGCGTCGTGGGTGAAGAAGGTGGAGACGGGCCGGATGAGGATGCCCCGCCTCCCGGAGATCCTGCGTATCGCCGAGGCTCTGCGGGTCCGCAGTCTCAACGAGCTGGTGGGAGATGTCTCCGAGGCGGATGTGCAGCTCTTCATCGGTCCCGGACACGAGAAGCTGCCCGCCGTGGCCGCCGCGATCAACGCCTTCCCGTTCGGCGTGGACGCGCCCCCGCCGCGCACGGACCATCTCCGTGCCCGCCTGGCCATGGCTTGGCGGGCACGGCACTCCTCCCCCAATCACCGGGCCGTGCTGGGGGACCTGCTGCCGGGGCTCATCCGCGACGCCCAGGTCGCCGTGCGGGCCGCCGAGTCGGCCGCCGAACGGCGAGCCGCGCAGGCGGCACTGAGCGAGGTGTACGCACTCGCCCAGTTCTTCCTCGCGTACCAGCCCGATGCGGCGCTGCTGTGGCGGGTGGCCGAGCGGGCTCTCGTGGCGGCACAGGAGTCGGAGGACCCGCACGCGATCGGCGTCACGGCATGGCTGGCCGCGCAGGCACACCGGGACAGCGGCCCGGCGCACTTCGACGCGGCGGACGATGTCGCCGAGCGGACGCTGCGCTTCCTCCGGCCGCTGCTCCCGGACGCGTCGACCGAGGTCCGCGCCATCGCGGGAGCGCTGACGTTCGAGGTCGCGTACACCGCCGCCCGCCGCCTCGAGACCGGGACGGCCTGGGGCTGGTGGGACCGCGCGGCGCGGATGGCGCAGGGCCTTCCCGCCGGCTACGTGCACCCGGTGACGAGCTTCGGGCGGCACATCATGGACGCCCACGCGGTGACCGTGGCCGTGGAACTGCGCAAGGGCGGCGAGTCGGCGAGGCAGGCCGCTCGGGCCGAGGCCGAGGCCATCCAGTCGCGACCGCGCCGGGCCCGGCACCGTATCGAGCAGGCTCGCGCGTACTACCTGGACGGACAGCACGAGACGGCCCTCTCGACGCTGGAGCAGGCGCACGAGGCGGCGCCGGAGACGATCCGCTACAACGGCTACGCCCGGAGGATCGTGCTGGAGGAGGCGGAGTCTCGATTCTCCGAGCGCCGTCAGCGGGCTGCGGCTCTCGCGGTGAGGATCGGTGTGCTCGCCGCATGA